One Malania oleifera isolate guangnan ecotype guangnan chromosome 9, ASM2987363v1, whole genome shotgun sequence DNA segment encodes these proteins:
- the LOC131164075 gene encoding probable sugar phosphate/phosphate translocator At1g12500 — MVEAQTWKTRRGSNPRLEATADQVLDIPGTPPGDVRNSSITIGSRLSPTILTALIIASWYLSNIGVLLLNKYLLSFYGYRYPIFLTMLHMLSCAVYSFVSISWLEIAPRQHIVSRRQFLKILALTAVFCFSVVCGNTSLRYLPVSFNQAIGATTPFFTAIFAFLITCKRESGEVYLALLPVVFGIVLSSNSEPLFHLFGFLVCVGSTAGRALKSVVQGLLLTSEAEKLHSMNLLLYMAPMAALILLPLTLYIEGNVAAITLEKARADSFILFLLIGNATVAYLVNLTNFLVTKHTSALTLQVLGNAKAAVAAFVSVLIFRNPVTAMGTAGFAVTIMGVVLYSEAKKRSKATMH, encoded by the coding sequence ATGGTGGAGGCGCAAACATGGAAGACGAGGCGGGGGAGCAACCCGAGGCTGGAGGCGACGGCGGACCAGGTGCTGGACATACCGGGGACCCCACCGGGCGACGTACGGAACAGCTCAATCACCATCGGTTCTCGCCTCTCTCCGACTATATTGACAGCACTAATCATCGCCTCCTGGTACCTCTCCAACATCGGAGTCCTGCTGCTGAACAAGTACCTCCTCAGCTTCTATGGCTACCGCTACCCCATCTTCCTCACCATGCTGCACATGCTATCGTGCGCCGTCTACAGCTTCGTCTCCATCTCCTGGCTCGAGATCGCTCCCCGTCAGCACATCGTCTCCCGCCGCCAGTTCCTCAAGATCCTCGCTCTCACCGCCGTCTTCTGCTTCTCCGTCGTATGCGGCAACACCTCCCTCCGCTACCTCCCCGTCTCCTTCAACCAAGCAATCGGCGCAACGACGCCGTTCTTCACCGCAATCTTCGCGTTTCTCATCACCTGCAAGAGAGAATCCGGCGAAGTCTACCTCGCGCTCTTGCCCGTTGTATTTGGCATCGTCCTGTCTAGCAACAGCGAGCCCCTGTTCCACTTATTTGGGTTTCTTGTCTGCGTGGGCTCCACCGCCGGCCGAGCCTTGAAATCTGTGGTCCAGGGCCTTCTTCTAACCTCCGAAGCAGAGAAATTACACTCCATGAACCTGCTTCTTTACATGGCTCCAATGGCAGCTCTGATTTTGCTTCCTTTGACGCTCTACATTGAGGGCAATGTGGCGGCTATCACACTGGAAAAGGCAAGGGCGGATTCATTTATTCTGTTCCTGCTGATTGGGAACGCGACGGTCGCGTATTTGGTGAATTTGACGAATTTTTTGGTGACGAAGCACACGAGTGCCCTGACGCTGCAGGTGCTGGGCAACGCCAAGGCGGCGGTGGCGGCCTTCGTGTCGGTTTTGATATTCAGGAATCCGGTGACGGCAATGGGCACTGCGGGGTTCGCCGTCACCATAATGGGTGTGGTTCTTTACAGCGAGGCCAAGAAGAGATCTAAAGCCACGATGCACTGA